Proteins encoded by one window of Pseudomonas sp. PSKL.D1:
- a CDS encoding HAD family hydrolase produces the protein MRQPVAGKVLVHTLLCVLLLLPTAQALAAQPLASWREGQSRAAIEAFVTAVTKAGGPDYVEPAERIAVFDNDGTLWSEQPLYFEVLFAMDEVKRLAPQHPQWRTQQPFKAVLENDHQTLAAQGMDGLLQIVAATHSGMSNDDFIARSRSWLASARHPRTGKPYTEMVFQPMLELLAYLRDNGFKTYIVSGGEVVFMRAFAEEVYGIPPEQVIGTTLGASFQDQQGKLSIQRLPKVAHNDDGPGKPVSIDSIIGRRPLLAFGNSDGDLQMLQWTMAGKGKRFAGLVHHTDAHREWAYDRKSSVGHLDKALDQAQAKGWTVVDMAREWRRVYPFETPQ, from the coding sequence ATGCGTCAACCCGTTGCTGGCAAGGTGCTCGTTCACACACTGTTGTGTGTGCTTTTGCTGCTGCCGACCGCGCAGGCGCTGGCGGCGCAACCTTTGGCATCGTGGCGCGAAGGGCAATCGCGCGCAGCCATCGAGGCCTTTGTAACCGCTGTCACTAAAGCCGGTGGCCCTGATTACGTCGAACCGGCCGAGCGCATCGCGGTGTTCGACAATGACGGCACGCTCTGGAGCGAGCAGCCCCTGTATTTTGAAGTGCTGTTCGCCATGGACGAGGTCAAGCGGCTGGCGCCGCAGCACCCGCAATGGCGCACCCAGCAGCCGTTCAAGGCGGTGCTGGAAAACGATCACCAGACGTTGGCTGCCCAGGGCATGGACGGCCTGCTCCAGATCGTCGCGGCCACCCACTCGGGCATGAGCAACGACGACTTCATTGCCCGCAGCCGCAGCTGGCTGGCCAGTGCCCGCCACCCGCGCACCGGCAAGCCTTACACCGAAATGGTGTTTCAGCCGATGCTGGAGTTGCTGGCCTACCTGCGTGACAACGGCTTCAAAACCTACATCGTGTCCGGGGGTGAAGTGGTGTTCATGCGCGCCTTTGCCGAGGAGGTGTACGGCATCCCGCCGGAGCAGGTGATCGGCACCACGCTGGGCGCTTCGTTCCAGGACCAGCAGGGCAAGCTGAGCATCCAGCGCCTGCCCAAGGTCGCACACAACGACGACGGCCCCGGCAAGCCGGTAAGCATTGATTCGATCATCGGCCGCCGGCCCTTGCTGGCCTTTGGCAATTCCGACGGCGACCTGCAGATGTTGCAGTGGACCATGGCCGGCAAGGGCAAGCGCTTTGCCGGGCTGGTGCACCATACCGATGCCCACCGCGAATGGGCCTATGACCGCAAAAGCTCGGTCGGGCACCTCGACAAGGCCCTGGACCAGGCGCAGGCCAAGGGCTGGACCGTGGTTGACATGGCCCGTGAATGGCGCCGGGTCTACCCCTTTGAAACACCGCAATGA
- a CDS encoding VWA domain-containing protein, protein MSIDFAAFHFLRPVWLLLILPGVLLPLLWSRRHDVRRQMRGIIALHLVEHLMIAPQARRGLRPVHGLGAVLVLGGLAAAGPTWQQDIPDFLDDRAPLIVALDLSASMDADDVPPSRLAAARHTLHDLVMRRGGARSGLIAYAGSVHLVLPATEDPDLLDTFIQALATDLMSKPGKDVLGVIELALKLLDAEQAPGTLVLLTDGADTSQFEAIGKRLAGTPLQVLVLAVGSQATGPLKDAKGMPRLDAQGRPVQGDFDQQALKGLAKAANAPLGSLTLDDDDLDWVELHAQRHFKAASADANPVQWKDAGYWLCWPVLVMVLLSVRRGWRVNWLPGVLLALLLGTGAEPARAGALADAFFTADQQGRWAFEHGRYPQAAARFHDPYWKGVAAYQAADFEAALASLGKLNTAPAWFYQGNSYVRLFKFPQAIAAYQQALRLQPDFAEAKANLALAQALLKDYQDQQDQGTPDEKADKVVEDQTPAAGGKQQQQKTPQAASDQLWLNNLTTSPAQFLKRKFALQDAARQEAP, encoded by the coding sequence ATGAGCATCGACTTTGCGGCATTTCACTTCCTGCGCCCTGTGTGGCTGCTCTTGATACTGCCCGGCGTTTTGCTGCCGCTGCTGTGGTCACGCCGGCATGACGTGCGGCGCCAGATGCGGGGCATCATCGCCCTCCATCTGGTCGAACACCTGATGATCGCCCCGCAAGCCCGCCGCGGCCTGCGCCCGGTGCACGGGCTGGGCGCGGTGCTGGTGCTCGGCGGCCTGGCCGCTGCCGGGCCGACCTGGCAGCAGGACATCCCGGATTTTCTCGATGACCGCGCGCCGCTGATCGTTGCCCTGGACTTGTCGGCGTCCATGGACGCCGACGATGTACCGCCCAGCCGGCTGGCGGCGGCCCGGCACACCCTGCATGACCTGGTGATGCGCCGTGGCGGCGCCCGCAGCGGCCTGATCGCCTACGCCGGCAGTGTCCACCTGGTACTGCCCGCCACCGAAGACCCCGACCTGCTCGACACCTTCATCCAGGCCCTGGCCACCGACCTGATGAGCAAACCCGGCAAGGATGTGCTGGGTGTGATCGAACTGGCGCTCAAGTTGCTGGACGCGGAACAGGCCCCAGGTACGCTGGTGCTGCTGACCGATGGTGCCGACACCAGTCAGTTCGAGGCCATCGGCAAGCGCCTGGCGGGTACGCCGCTGCAGGTGCTGGTGCTGGCAGTCGGTAGCCAGGCCACCGGCCCGCTGAAAGATGCCAAGGGAATGCCCCGGCTCGATGCTCAGGGGCGCCCGGTGCAGGGCGATTTCGATCAACAGGCCCTGAAGGGGCTGGCCAAAGCTGCCAACGCGCCCTTGGGCAGCCTGACCCTGGATGACGACGACCTGGACTGGGTCGAACTGCACGCCCAGCGCCACTTCAAGGCGGCCAGTGCCGACGCCAACCCGGTGCAATGGAAAGATGCCGGTTACTGGCTGTGCTGGCCCGTACTGGTGATGGTGCTGCTGAGTGTGCGCCGCGGCTGGCGGGTGAACTGGCTGCCGGGCGTGTTGCTGGCGCTGCTGCTCGGTACTGGCGCCGAGCCTGCCCGCGCTGGCGCCCTGGCCGACGCCTTTTTCACCGCCGACCAGCAAGGGCGCTGGGCGTTCGAGCATGGCCGCTACCCGCAGGCCGCTGCGCGGTTTCACGACCCTTACTGGAAGGGTGTCGCGGCGTACCAGGCGGCGGATTTTGAGGCCGCCCTGGCCAGCCTGGGCAAGCTGAACACCGCGCCCGCCTGGTTTTATCAGGGCAACAGCTACGTACGTCTGTTCAAATTCCCCCAGGCCATCGCGGCCTATCAACAGGCGCTGCGGTTGCAGCCTGACTTTGCCGAAGCCAAGGCCAACCTGGCCCTGGCCCAGGCGCTGCTCAAGGACTACCAGGACCAGCAAGACCAAGGCACGCCTGATGAAAAAGCCGACAAGGTGGTGGAAGACCAAACCCCGGCAGCGGGCGGCAAGCAACAACAGCAGAAGACGCCCCAGGCTGCGTCCGACCAGCTGTGGTTGAACAACCTCACGACTTCGCCCGCACAGTTTCTCAAGCGCAAGTTCGCGCTACAGGATGCCGCACGCCAGGAGGCGCCATGA
- a CDS encoding vWA domain-containing protein — translation MWQFDYPWVFLLLPLAWLAYRFSSEYHEGRSALRVPFFSAMSRAIGKQPGHASASGGRAQLALNILAWCLLVAACARPVLVEKPIQREQPIRDLMLAVDISQSMEATDYTSANGEKTDRLSAVKSVVRNFIAQRKGDRIGLIVFGTGAYPQAPLTLDHASLLLLLDEVGIGMAGPNTALGDAIGLTIKALENTHEQEKVLILLTDGNDTSSAITPDLAAHLAQASGIVVHTIGIGDPQATGDAKVDLATLQAIARTTGGQFFRADDRQALQQVYATLDRLTPHKVKTFSHQPKRDLFVWPLGAAVALLLAGQLLAMLRARFAGAPA, via the coding sequence ATGTGGCAGTTTGACTACCCCTGGGTGTTCTTGCTGTTGCCCCTGGCGTGGCTAGCCTATCGCTTTTCAAGCGAATACCACGAAGGCCGCAGTGCGTTGCGGGTGCCATTCTTTTCGGCCATGAGCCGGGCCATCGGCAAGCAACCGGGGCACGCCAGTGCCAGCGGCGGGCGCGCGCAACTGGCGTTGAACATACTGGCCTGGTGCTTGCTGGTGGCTGCCTGCGCCCGGCCTGTGCTGGTGGAAAAACCGATCCAGCGTGAACAACCGATCCGCGACCTGATGCTGGCCGTCGACATTTCCCAATCCATGGAAGCCACCGACTACACCAGCGCCAACGGCGAAAAAACCGACCGCCTGAGCGCCGTGAAATCGGTGGTGCGCAACTTTATCGCCCAGCGCAAGGGCGACCGCATCGGCCTGATCGTGTTCGGCACCGGTGCCTACCCGCAGGCGCCATTGACCCTCGACCACGCCAGCCTGTTGCTGCTGCTCGATGAAGTCGGCATCGGCATGGCCGGGCCCAACACGGCCCTGGGTGATGCCATCGGGCTGACCATCAAAGCCCTGGAAAACACCCACGAACAGGAAAAGGTGCTGATTCTGCTGACCGATGGCAACGACACCAGCAGCGCCATCACCCCCGACCTTGCCGCACACCTGGCTCAGGCCAGCGGCATCGTGGTACATACCATTGGCATCGGCGACCCGCAGGCCACCGGCGATGCCAAGGTCGACCTGGCCACCCTGCAGGCGATTGCCCGCACCACCGGCGGGCAGTTTTTCCGCGCCGACGACCGCCAGGCGTTGCAGCAGGTGTATGCCACCCTCGACCGCCTGACCCCGCACAAGGTCAAGACCTTCAGCCACCAGCCCAAGCGTGACTTGTTTGTGTGGCCACTGGGTGCGGCAGTGGCGTTGCTGCTGGCCGGGCAACTGCTGGCCATGCTGCGGGCACGGTTCGCGGGGGCGCCCGCATGA
- a CDS encoding DUF4381 domain-containing protein, whose translation MSAAAPAIDQLRELAPGMPPFSYLPHTWAWLVLAVLVLMLLGLWAALRWRHWQRNRYRREALARLDAMASSEGDQRLIALRGLPELLKRVALSMPGAPPVASLGGAQWQTFLEQRAPQPLPAGFTDTLHLLAYAPDTALRTLDAQQVSTLFMTSRGWIEGHHVAV comes from the coding sequence ATGAGCGCCGCAGCCCCGGCAATCGACCAGTTGCGCGAGCTGGCACCGGGCATGCCGCCGTTCAGCTACCTGCCACACACCTGGGCCTGGCTGGTACTTGCCGTGCTGGTGCTGATGCTGCTCGGCCTGTGGGCCGCGCTACGTTGGCGCCATTGGCAGCGTAATCGATACCGCCGTGAGGCATTGGCCCGGTTGGATGCCATGGCCAGCAGCGAAGGTGATCAACGCCTTATTGCGCTGCGCGGGCTGCCCGAGCTGCTCAAGCGTGTGGCGCTGTCGATGCCTGGCGCGCCGCCCGTCGCCAGCCTGGGCGGCGCGCAGTGGCAAACCTTTCTTGAGCAGCGGGCACCCCAGCCGTTGCCCGCTGGCTTTACCGACACCTTGCACCTGCTGGCTTACGCCCCCGACACCGCTTTGCGCACGTTGGATGCACAGCAGGTGAGCACGCTGTTCATGACCAGCCGTGGCTGGATCGAGGGGCACCATGTGGCAGTTTGA
- a CDS encoding DUF58 domain-containing protein, translated as MDVNAVVPDGFVYASLAELMALEARARGLSFVARQPLSSILSGNHASRLRGRGLSFDELRHYLPGDDLRHLDWRASLRYGKPFVRTFTEERDRPTLVLVDQRMSMYFGSQRYFKSVSAAQVAAICAWMAFHAGDRVGGMVFDGQLVSYVGPLRSRARVEALCSAVVKANHRLSAYAADQDNDAQLDKVLRSCVASAGHDHLICIISDFAGTTANTLALLRQLSQHNDVIAIQVYDPIALQLPDKGRLNVTQGSAQVELEVGQRRINKPLGEFLAGRLRDVADLLRRSQVPLMRVSTGDDSLDQLRRELGRLAQVPR; from the coding sequence ATGGATGTGAACGCGGTGGTGCCCGACGGCTTCGTGTATGCCTCACTCGCCGAGCTGATGGCGCTGGAGGCGCGTGCCCGGGGCCTGAGCTTCGTGGCGCGCCAGCCGCTCTCGAGCATTCTCTCCGGCAACCACGCTTCGCGGTTGCGCGGGCGCGGGCTGAGCTTTGACGAATTGCGCCATTACCTGCCCGGCGATGACCTGCGCCACCTCGACTGGCGTGCGTCGTTGCGGTATGGCAAACCGTTCGTGCGCACATTCACCGAAGAGCGCGACCGGCCCACCCTGGTGCTGGTGGACCAGCGCATGAGCATGTACTTCGGCTCGCAACGCTACTTCAAGTCGGTCAGCGCGGCGCAGGTGGCTGCGATCTGTGCCTGGATGGCCTTCCATGCCGGCGACCGGGTGGGGGGGATGGTGTTCGACGGCCAGCTGGTGAGTTACGTAGGGCCGCTGCGCAGCCGGGCGCGCGTCGAAGCGCTGTGCAGTGCGGTGGTCAAAGCCAACCACCGGCTGTCGGCCTATGCCGCCGACCAAGACAACGATGCCCAGCTGGACAAGGTGCTGCGCAGTTGTGTTGCCAGTGCTGGCCACGACCACCTGATCTGCATCATCAGCGACTTTGCCGGCACCACGGCCAACACCTTGGCGTTGCTGCGCCAGTTGAGCCAGCACAACGATGTGATCGCCATCCAGGTGTACGACCCGATTGCCCTGCAGTTGCCGGACAAGGGGCGGCTGAACGTGACCCAGGGCTCGGCGCAGGTGGAACTGGAAGTTGGCCAGCGGCGCATCAACAAACCCTTGGGCGAATTCCTTGCCGGGCGCCTGCGCGACGTTGCCGACCTGCTGCGCCGCAGCCAGGTGCCGTTGATGCGGGTAAGCACAGGCGATGACAGCCTCGACCAACTGCGCCGCGAGCTGGGGCGCCTGGCTCAGGTGCCGCGATGA
- a CDS encoding AAA family ATPase has product MTTREHVQALEASVAEKVLGQAETIRHVLLGLLANGHVLLESLPGLAKTRTVKALATHLEAQMRRIQFTPDLLPSDITGGEILQQTAEGNKISFQPGPLFGNVILADEINRAPAKVQAALLEAMEERQITVAGQSYPMDKLFMVLATQNPIEQEGTYPLPEAQMDRFLMKLQLDYPRPEDETQVLRLVREEDQASHEVAAQPARLAQQVIFDARREVAQVHVSQAIDRYLIDLINATRHPGEHDPDLARWIRIGASPRGGISLDRVSRAHAWLQGQDFVSPDNVRAVVHPVLRHRLQLSYDAITDGVAADQVIDRLLDKVAIPT; this is encoded by the coding sequence GTGACCACCCGCGAACACGTCCAGGCCCTGGAAGCCTCGGTCGCCGAAAAAGTCCTGGGCCAGGCCGAAACCATCCGCCATGTCCTGCTGGGCCTGCTCGCCAATGGCCATGTGCTGCTCGAAAGCCTGCCAGGCCTGGCCAAAACCCGCACGGTCAAGGCCTTGGCCACGCACCTGGAGGCGCAAATGCGGCGCATCCAGTTCACCCCGGACTTGCTGCCCTCGGACATCACCGGCGGCGAGATCCTGCAGCAGACGGCCGAAGGCAACAAAATCAGCTTTCAACCCGGCCCGCTGTTCGGCAATGTTATCCTCGCCGACGAAATCAACCGCGCCCCGGCCAAGGTCCAGGCGGCCTTGCTCGAAGCCATGGAAGAGCGCCAGATTACCGTGGCCGGGCAAAGCTACCCCATGGACAAGCTGTTCATGGTGCTGGCCACCCAGAACCCGATCGAACAGGAAGGCACCTACCCACTGCCCGAAGCGCAGATGGACCGTTTCCTGATGAAGCTGCAACTCGATTACCCAAGGCCTGAAGACGAAACCCAGGTGCTACGCCTGGTACGTGAAGAGGACCAGGCCAGCCACGAGGTGGCCGCACAACCGGCGCGCCTGGCCCAGCAGGTGATTTTCGACGCCCGCCGCGAAGTGGCGCAGGTGCATGTGTCCCAAGCCATTGACCGCTACCTGATCGACCTGATCAACGCCACCCGCCACCCCGGCGAGCATGACCCTGATTTGGCGCGCTGGATCCGCATCGGTGCCAGCCCGCGCGGCGGCATCAGCCTGGACCGGGTGTCACGCGCCCACGCCTGGCTGCAAGGCCAGGATTTCGTGTCACCCGACAATGTGCGCGCCGTGGTGCACCCCGTGCTGCGCCATCGCCTGCAGCTCTCCTACGATGCGATCACCGATGGCGTGGCGGCCGACCAGGTCATCGACCGGTTGCTGGACAAGGTTGCCATTCCCACCTGA
- a CDS encoding tetratricopeptide repeat protein has product MVQVARARVWVLALMRTCLLGLVLVSPALAIAEGQLPRQASEREGYADAGSCLGCHAQQASQWQHSDHAWALREPTAANVLGNFDNAQFDEAGVKARFFRKGDGYYVNIEGEDGKPADFRVLYTFGFEPLQQYLVALSRGRLQALTVAWDSRPAAQGGQRWFSLYPGQRFAPGDALHWTGRYQNWNAMCADCHSTALAKNYDDKKDSFASTWQEQNVGCQGCHGPGQAHVDWAKEHPGASPAQGLAVDFKALGSKGQVEQCAYCHSRRQGLGTGQLPGHPQLDQSLPATLRTGLYHDAGQIDGEVYEFGSFSQSKMYAAGVACTDCHNPHTTKVRIEGNGLCVQCHNTQPNTARFAGLQAKDYDSPAHHHHTAGSPGAQCVNCHMPTKNYMVVDPRRDHSIRIPRPDLADTGPDACTTCHQGQKPAWAASAIDSWFANPKRPAHYGQAFHAVREDPSTTLSRLGYVLADKSNPAIVRATAADQLADIGPAATSNLRWALQDKDAVVRAYAVGGFTSLPAEQRLQPLLPLLEDPTRAVRDEAVRALADVPPAQLPTTFAPLLAEYEQRLRSNADLPGGRLNLAVLLQRQGRDEQAMAEYRQALKMDPYFVPARVNLVTLASSAQHFDDAERLLRDGVALEKMPEADHGNLAYMLALLLVERSKPDEAVGWMEQAAVALPGNSRIRYNQGLLLSRMNRRDEALAALRSGLEQAPENADLLYTLIYLHALEGERDQALPYVQRMREVAPDDPRLQAIEPYWR; this is encoded by the coding sequence ATGGTGCAGGTTGCGCGGGCAAGGGTGTGGGTATTGGCACTGATGCGCACCTGCCTGCTGGGCTTGGTGCTGGTTAGCCCAGCGCTGGCAATTGCCGAGGGCCAACTGCCACGTCAGGCCAGCGAACGCGAGGGTTATGCCGATGCCGGCAGTTGCCTGGGTTGCCATGCCCAGCAGGCCAGCCAATGGCAGCATTCCGATCATGCCTGGGCACTGCGTGAGCCCACGGCAGCCAACGTGCTTGGCAATTTCGACAATGCGCAATTCGACGAGGCCGGGGTCAAGGCCCGTTTCTTTCGCAAGGGCGACGGCTATTACGTCAACATCGAGGGTGAAGATGGCAAGCCTGCCGACTTTCGCGTGCTCTACACCTTCGGCTTCGAGCCGTTGCAGCAGTACCTGGTGGCGTTGTCGCGCGGGCGCCTGCAGGCGCTGACCGTGGCCTGGGACAGCCGCCCGGCCGCACAAGGCGGGCAGCGCTGGTTCTCGCTGTACCCGGGGCAGCGCTTCGCCCCTGGCGACGCCTTGCACTGGACCGGCCGCTATCAGAACTGGAACGCCATGTGCGCCGACTGCCATTCCACCGCGCTGGCCAAAAACTATGACGACAAAAAAGACAGCTTCGCCAGCACCTGGCAGGAGCAGAATGTCGGTTGCCAAGGCTGCCACGGGCCAGGCCAGGCCCACGTCGACTGGGCCAAGGAGCACCCTGGCGCCTCGCCGGCGCAAGGTTTGGCCGTGGACTTCAAAGCGTTGGGCAGCAAGGGCCAGGTCGAGCAGTGCGCCTATTGCCACAGCCGCCGCCAAGGCCTGGGCACCGGCCAGCTGCCGGGCCACCCTCAGCTGGACCAGAGCTTGCCGGCCACGCTGCGTACCGGCCTGTACCATGACGCCGGCCAGATCGACGGTGAGGTATACGAGTTCGGCTCGTTCAGCCAAAGCAAGATGTACGCGGCCGGGGTTGCCTGCACCGACTGCCACAACCCGCACACCACCAAGGTTCGCATCGAAGGCAACGGCCTGTGTGTGCAATGCCACAACACCCAGCCCAACACCGCTCGCTTCGCCGGCCTGCAAGCCAAGGACTACGACAGCCCGGCGCATCATCACCACACGGCCGGCTCGCCCGGTGCACAGTGCGTGAACTGCCACATGCCAACCAAGAACTACATGGTGGTCGACCCCCGGCGCGACCACAGCATCCGCATCCCGCGGCCCGACCTTGCCGACACCGGCCCCGACGCCTGCACCACCTGCCACCAGGGCCAGAAGCCGGCCTGGGCCGCCAGTGCCATCGACAGCTGGTTTGCCAACCCCAAGCGCCCGGCCCATTACGGGCAGGCCTTCCATGCCGTGCGCGAAGACCCGTCCACCACCTTGAGCCGTTTGGGCTATGTGCTGGCCGACAAGAGCAACCCGGCGATTGTCCGCGCCACGGCCGCCGACCAGTTGGCGGACATCGGCCCCGCTGCCACCAGCAACCTGCGCTGGGCCTTGCAGGACAAGGACGCCGTGGTGCGCGCCTATGCGGTAGGCGGCTTTACCAGCCTGCCGGCCGAGCAGCGCCTGCAACCGCTGCTGCCGTTGCTTGAAGACCCCACCCGGGCAGTGCGTGACGAGGCTGTGCGGGCGTTGGCCGATGTACCGCCAGCGCAGTTGCCGACCACGTTTGCGCCGCTGCTTGCCGAGTACGAACAGCGCCTGCGCAGCAATGCCGACCTGCCCGGCGGGCGGCTCAACCTGGCCGTGCTGCTGCAACGCCAGGGGCGCGACGAGCAGGCGATGGCGGAGTATCGCCAGGCTTTGAAGATGGACCCGTATTTTGTGCCCGCCCGGGTCAACCTGGTGACGCTGGCCAGCAGCGCCCAGCACTTTGACGATGCCGAACGCTTGCTGCGTGACGGCGTGGCACTGGAGAAGATGCCCGAAGCCGACCATGGCAACCTGGCCTACATGCTGGCGTTGCTGCTGGTGGAACGCAGCAAGCCGGACGAGGCGGTGGGCTGGATGGAGCAGGCCGCCGTGGCGTTGCCCGGCAATTCGCGGATTCGCTACAACCAAGGGTTGCTGCTGTCACGCATGAACCGCCGGGATGAAGCGCTCGCGGCTTTGCGCAGTGGGCTGGAGCAAGCGCCGGAGAATGCCGATTTGCTGTACACGCTGATCTACCTGCATGCCCTGGAGGGGGAGCGGGACCAGGCGTTGCCTTATGTGCAGCGGATGCGTGAGGTGGCGCCGGATGATCCGCGGCTACAGGCGATCGAGCCGTATTGGCGGTGA
- a CDS encoding efflux RND transporter periplasmic adaptor subunit, giving the protein MPMPVVGHRCLTVLLALASLTAQAAEQDAPQPIRVLLAAELETTLSSQMNGTLGELKTNFGEHVAKGATLARFNCNEAQARNKVAGAELAMARQNLQAKQQLRKLDAVGDIEVAAANTEVQKADGARAMGEAQMSYCQVLAPFSGHVAKVYVKPYQTVSAGTPLFDLVSDGALKVRLNVPSSQLKNLSPGQPLEVDVHETGKTYPAKVSVINARVDAVAQTVELEARFDQRFPELMAGMSGTARFAP; this is encoded by the coding sequence ATGCCCATGCCCGTTGTTGGACACCGTTGCCTGACCGTGCTGCTGGCGCTGGCCAGCCTGACTGCACAGGCCGCCGAGCAGGACGCCCCGCAACCGATCCGCGTGCTGCTTGCCGCCGAGCTGGAAACCACCCTGTCCAGCCAAATGAATGGCACGCTGGGCGAACTGAAGACCAACTTCGGCGAGCACGTGGCCAAAGGTGCCACGCTCGCGCGCTTCAACTGCAACGAGGCCCAGGCCCGCAACAAGGTGGCCGGGGCCGAGCTGGCCATGGCCCGGCAGAACCTGCAGGCCAAGCAGCAACTGCGCAAGCTGGACGCGGTGGGCGACATCGAAGTGGCCGCCGCCAATACCGAAGTGCAAAAAGCCGATGGCGCCCGCGCCATGGGCGAGGCGCAGATGAGCTACTGCCAGGTGCTGGCGCCGTTTTCGGGGCATGTGGCCAAGGTGTACGTCAAACCGTATCAAACGGTCAGCGCGGGCACGCCGCTGTTCGATCTGGTCAGTGACGGCGCCCTGAAGGTGCGCCTGAACGTGCCGTCCAGCCAGTTGAAAAACCTCAGCCCCGGCCAGCCGTTGGAGGTGGACGTGCACGAGACGGGCAAAACCTACCCGGCCAAAGTCAGCGTGATCAACGCCCGGGTTGATGCCGTGGCGCAAACCGTGGAGTTGGAAGCGCGCTTCGACCAGCGTTTCCCTGAGTTGATGGCAGGCATGAGCGGCACCGCACGGTTTGCGCCATGA
- a CDS encoding efflux RND transporter periplasmic adaptor subunit, with amino-acid sequence MTMNQPLPHPQLLLQLDALRDKAMAAESLNALAFSMANDLYPLLPFHQALVFRQAKGAFELLCVSGLARPTEDSPYLVWLKRASRWLGEQVKNPQPAWLTLANATPPADIAEGWAEWWPAGLWCIPLHGPTGERLGLLMVLLEEPPPAILPKHLDGLTRTWAYCWNTLTRRQRLSRWRPSRRQVLLAVLLLGGLLLVPVRQTALAPAQIVSRQAQIVTSPIDGVIAQVLVRPNQPVEAGTPLFTLDETTLRSRADVLGKEVAVADAELLAASQRAFDNPQSKGELTLLQGRVQQRRAELAAVQAQLKRTQVLAPRAGVAVFSDPNDWLGKPVSTGERIMHVADPAQPAMQIQLAVADAIALEPGAEVTLFLTAYPLSPLKGSILETSYQAKPTDDGVVAYRLLASIDEQPEHARLGLHGTAKLYGGRVMLGYYLLRRPLATLRAWSGW; translated from the coding sequence ATGACCATGAACCAGCCGCTGCCGCACCCGCAACTGCTGCTGCAACTGGACGCCCTGCGCGACAAGGCGATGGCGGCCGAGTCGCTGAACGCACTGGCCTTCAGCATGGCCAACGACCTGTATCCGCTGCTGCCGTTTCATCAGGCGCTGGTGTTCAGGCAGGCCAAGGGGGCGTTCGAGCTGCTGTGCGTGTCCGGGCTGGCACGCCCCACCGAGGACTCGCCCTACCTGGTGTGGCTGAAACGCGCCAGCCGCTGGCTGGGCGAACAGGTAAAAAACCCGCAACCGGCCTGGCTCACCCTGGCCAACGCCACGCCTCCCGCCGACATTGCCGAAGGCTGGGCCGAGTGGTGGCCTGCCGGCCTGTGGTGCATCCCGCTGCATGGGCCAACCGGCGAACGCCTGGGCCTGCTGATGGTGCTGCTCGAAGAACCGCCGCCCGCGATCCTGCCCAAGCACCTGGATGGCCTGACCCGCACCTGGGCGTATTGCTGGAACACCCTCACCCGCCGCCAACGCCTGAGCCGCTGGCGCCCCAGCCGACGCCAGGTGCTGCTGGCCGTGCTGCTGCTCGGCGGCTTGCTGCTGGTGCCGGTGCGCCAGACCGCCCTGGCACCTGCGCAAATCGTGTCGCGCCAGGCGCAGATCGTCACCTCCCCCATCGACGGCGTGATCGCCCAGGTGCTGGTGCGCCCCAATCAGCCGGTCGAGGCCGGCACGCCGCTGTTCACGCTGGATGAAACGACCCTGCGCAGCCGTGCCGACGTGCTGGGCAAAGAGGTGGCCGTGGCCGATGCCGAACTGCTCGCCGCCAGCCAGCGAGCCTTCGACAACCCGCAAAGCAAGGGCGAGCTGACCTTGCTGCAAGGCCGCGTGCAGCAGCGCCGTGCCGAACTGGCCGCCGTGCAGGCGCAGCTCAAGCGTACCCAGGTATTGGCGCCGCGGGCCGGGGTGGCGGTGTTCAGCGACCCCAACGACTGGCTGGGCAAACCGGTGTCCACCGGCGAGCGCATCATGCACGTGGCCGACCCGGCGCAACCGGCCATGCAGATCCAGCTCGCCGTGGCCGATGCCATCGCCCTGGAGCCGGGTGCCGAGGTCACGCTGTTTCTCACCGCCTACCCGCTGAGCCCGCTCAAGGGCAGCATCCTGGAAACCAGCTACCAGGCCAAGCCGACCGACGACGGCGTGGTGGCCTACCGCCTGCTGGCCAGCATCGACGAGCAGCCCGAACATGCCCGCCTCGGCCTGCACGGCACCGCCAAACTGTACGGCGGCCGGGTGATGCTCGGGTATTACCTGCTGCGCCGGCCGCTGGCCACGTTGCGCGCCTGGAGTGGCTGGTAA